A single region of the Oenococcus kitaharae DSM 17330 genome encodes:
- a CDS encoding ATP-binding cassette domain-containing protein, giving the protein MSEIDHIEVRGGNVNNLKNIDVDIPLNKFVAISGPSGSGKSSLAMGILYSEGSKRYLDALSTYTKNRIGQAKSAQVRSVKHIPSALALRQRPSIPSDRSTVGSMSEIFNVVRLIFSRLGSVVCPNGHRLEPSMAIAQAMAMSGEKMGQITCPVCGAAFMAKSAEDFSFNSTGACPECHGLGRIRELDPEKIIDDENKTLAEGAVASWRLPGRNFMPTVVANIGVRTDVPYKDLTDKEKDIVLHGEKKQYKVDFRSSTGRVFHTDKALYENAYDAVYDSVKSSKSDRSVARLNAFFHFSTCPVCHGTRLNPDLLTQLVAGLTIVQVGNLTLSQLPEWERQTKAQLPADMQKMAGALFADLDNNLQPLLELGLSYLTLSRNGNSLSTGELQRIELARTLRTETTGVLYVLDEPSIGLHPDNIRGLIHVMRALIAQGNSLVVVDHESSIIAAADWVIEIGPGSGDAGGRVIAEGTPESLTHNPKSLIGPFISGKAQILRPKQAALTDLSKKLHETHLTVSNYFNLHNVAIEFPDNRLTAVTGFSGAGKTSLILDSLVNAIQDKKRGLKLPKQVTELNTDLHEVISVDSSPVGKNGRSTLATYTSIMDNLRHIFASLPAAKAKHFGISYFSYNSKEGACPHCGGTGTMTLDIQYLPDIEEVCPYCHGTRFIDDVQKILWHGYSIVDLLNLSVEAALPVFKSETTIERQLQLLAEVGLGYLHLGESTPSLSGGEAQRLKLAKHLTRGQKGTLFVFDEPSIGLHPRDVQILLGVLDKLKENGATIIVITHDMTIMINSDYLIDLGPKGGSDGGKVMAFGQPLQLIQHPTSITLTYLQKYWDHFQAQTSV; this is encoded by the coding sequence GTGAGTGAGATCGATCATATTGAAGTGCGGGGCGGTAACGTCAATAATTTGAAAAATATTGACGTTGATATTCCGCTGAATAAATTTGTGGCCATTTCCGGGCCTTCGGGTTCAGGAAAAAGTTCATTAGCCATGGGCATTCTCTATTCGGAAGGTTCTAAGCGTTATCTTGATGCTTTGTCGACATATACCAAGAATCGTATTGGACAGGCCAAAAGTGCTCAGGTACGGTCTGTCAAACATATCCCTTCAGCTTTGGCCTTACGCCAACGGCCAAGCATTCCTTCGGATCGTTCAACAGTTGGTTCAATGAGCGAAATTTTTAATGTTGTTCGTTTGATTTTTTCTCGTCTAGGTTCGGTCGTCTGCCCCAACGGACATCGTTTGGAACCAAGTATGGCGATCGCTCAAGCAATGGCTATGTCGGGCGAGAAAATGGGACAGATAACATGCCCGGTCTGCGGTGCTGCTTTTATGGCAAAAAGTGCTGAGGATTTTTCGTTTAATTCGACCGGTGCTTGTCCCGAATGCCATGGCTTGGGGCGTATCCGCGAACTTGATCCGGAGAAAATTATTGACGATGAGAATAAGACGCTAGCTGAAGGCGCTGTAGCTTCTTGGCGTTTGCCAGGACGGAATTTTATGCCGACTGTGGTTGCTAATATCGGCGTTCGCACGGATGTCCCTTATAAAGATTTGACGGATAAAGAAAAAGATATCGTCCTGCATGGTGAGAAAAAACAATACAAAGTCGATTTCAGAAGCAGTACAGGCCGCGTGTTCCATACGGACAAAGCTCTCTATGAAAATGCCTATGATGCAGTCTATGATTCTGTTAAAAGTTCTAAAAGCGATCGGTCAGTAGCTCGATTAAACGCCTTCTTTCATTTTTCAACTTGTCCAGTTTGCCATGGCACACGCTTGAATCCGGACTTATTAACGCAATTAGTAGCTGGCCTGACGATTGTACAAGTTGGCAATCTGACTTTAAGCCAATTACCCGAATGGGAGCGCCAAACTAAAGCCCAACTGCCAGCGGATATGCAAAAGATGGCCGGGGCCTTGTTTGCCGATCTTGATAATAATCTGCAGCCTTTATTAGAGTTGGGCCTTAGCTATTTGACTTTATCTCGAAACGGCAACAGCCTGTCAACGGGTGAATTACAGCGGATTGAACTTGCCAGAACGCTCAGAACGGAAACAACTGGTGTTTTGTATGTCTTGGATGAGCCTTCAATTGGCCTGCATCCGGACAATATTCGCGGTCTGATTCATGTCATGCGTGCCTTGATTGCACAAGGCAATTCACTTGTCGTCGTGGACCACGAGAGCTCGATTATTGCGGCAGCAGATTGGGTGATTGAGATTGGCCCGGGATCTGGGGATGCTGGCGGCCGCGTGATTGCTGAAGGGACGCCTGAATCTTTGACACATAATCCAAAATCTTTGATTGGCCCCTTTATTTCAGGCAAGGCTCAGATTTTGCGGCCCAAACAAGCAGCATTGACAGATTTGTCGAAAAAATTGCACGAAACGCATTTAACCGTATCGAATTATTTTAATCTGCATAATGTTGCTATCGAATTTCCTGATAATCGTCTGACAGCCGTCACGGGTTTTTCCGGTGCTGGCAAGACTAGTTTGATTTTAGATAGCTTGGTCAATGCGATCCAAGATAAAAAACGCGGTCTCAAATTGCCAAAACAGGTGACTGAATTAAATACTGATCTGCATGAAGTGATCAGTGTGGATTCATCGCCAGTTGGTAAAAATGGCCGTTCGACCTTGGCCACATATACAAGTATCATGGACAATTTGCGGCATATTTTCGCGTCATTACCAGCCGCAAAGGCCAAACATTTCGGTATTTCTTACTTTTCATACAACAGCAAAGAAGGCGCTTGCCCACACTGTGGCGGAACTGGCACAATGACTCTAGACATTCAATATTTACCAGATATTGAAGAGGTCTGTCCCTATTGTCATGGCACACGTTTCATTGATGATGTTCAAAAAATACTCTGGCACGGTTATTCAATTGTTGATTTATTGAATCTGTCTGTCGAAGCTGCTTTACCGGTTTTTAAATCGGAGACGACTATTGAGCGGCAGCTTCAGCTTTTAGCAGAGGTTGGTCTGGGTTACCTGCATCTTGGTGAAAGTACCCCGAGCTTGTCAGGTGGTGAGGCCCAGCGGCTAAAACTAGCCAAACATTTAACGCGCGGCCAAAAAGGGACACTGTTTGTCTTTGACGAGCCATCCATCGGCCTTCATCCTAGGGACGTTCAGATCCTGCTAGGTGTCTTAGACAAGCTGAAAGAAAATGGTGCAACGATTATCGTGATCACACACGATATGACTATTATGATTAATTCTGATTATTTAATTGATCTGGGGCCAAAGGGCGGCAGTGACGGTGGCAAAGTGATGGCATTTGGACAGCCCTTGCAATTAATTCAGCATCCTACCAGCATCACTTTGACCTATTTACAGAAGTACTGGGATCATTTTCAGGCACAGACAAGCGTATAA
- a CDS encoding flavodoxin has protein sequence MIIVYFSQSGTTAQAANELHKLTQAAIYRLEPVKAYPSDFSTLADRAKSEVEQDVHPQLQDQKLDLSGETKIMLGFPTWWHQAPMIIASFFDNYDLKDKEILPFTTSGQSSIKESLPSVKKWAIASGTHVGAALTANATAAITKFVNENDL, from the coding sequence ATGATTATTGTTTATTTTTCACAGTCCGGCACGACGGCTCAAGCAGCTAACGAGTTGCACAAGCTGACTCAGGCAGCGATTTATCGTTTAGAGCCTGTGAAGGCTTATCCAAGTGATTTTTCGACACTTGCTGATCGGGCTAAATCTGAAGTTGAACAAGATGTTCATCCGCAACTTCAAGATCAGAAACTTGATTTATCCGGAGAAACGAAAATCATGCTTGGCTTTCCGACTTGGTGGCATCAAGCACCAATGATTATCGCTAGTTTCTTTGATAATTACGACTTAAAGGACAAGGAAATTCTGCCCTTTACGACAAGTGGACAAAGCTCGATCAAAGAAAGTCTGCCTTCAGTCAAAAAGTGGGCGATTGCATCAGGAACACATGTCGGTGCTGCTTTAACAGCTAATGCAACAGCAGCTATTACGAAATTCGTCAATGAGAATGACCTTTAA
- a CDS encoding iron reductase: MLKRHEAALYATWLIILVAIPAPLVYFLNQNLVDTRQNILIYSFGVVAYVWWLTIVFLSTRPRWLDRLIGLPSMYFAHALLGVLALSFATLHKLQAFSIDETIKNLGNYAWYLSIFSIAYAIFFMSGWLVDRMRFLKRIKNQLHFIFKHQLSLWIHRLNFVIIGLIWLHVHLIGRISGITNFIIIFDIYTIFALSAYAWHQFISYDQKKYSGQVIGNFPLDATTQQLVIKLGQKAADYRAGDIFFLKFKKNPVISSEAHPFSVTSSPDESHKVVTFTIQRLGDFTKAINRVAIGSDVQLEGPFGMLDAVVADSAKKKQPVVLYGLGTGIAPLRSLAVKYANKAAIHVIWSTHRNSEIYYDEDFLSLKNNDAHFKYDVKKARFTQENLTSILDKTEISAARFIIVGSAAIVLNVESNLRKIGVAGNRLIDERLTM; the protein is encoded by the coding sequence TGATCATCCTAGTAGCCATTCCAGCGCCGCTTGTTTATTTCCTAAATCAAAATTTGGTTGATACCAGACAAAATATTTTAATCTATAGTTTCGGCGTGGTTGCTTATGTCTGGTGGCTGACAATTGTCTTCTTATCGACGAGGCCAAGATGGTTAGATCGTTTGATCGGGCTTCCAAGCATGTATTTTGCTCACGCATTATTGGGCGTCTTGGCTTTATCCTTTGCAACACTGCACAAATTACAGGCTTTTTCGATTGATGAAACAATTAAAAATCTTGGTAACTATGCCTGGTATTTGTCAATTTTCAGCATTGCTTATGCTATTTTCTTCATGTCAGGCTGGCTAGTGGATCGGATGAGGTTTCTTAAAAGAATCAAAAACCAGCTTCATTTTATATTCAAACACCAACTATCTTTGTGGATTCACCGATTGAATTTCGTCATCATCGGACTCATTTGGCTGCACGTTCACTTGATCGGACGAATCAGCGGTATTACAAACTTCATCATCATTTTTGATATTTATACGATCTTCGCTCTGTCTGCTTATGCTTGGCATCAATTCATTTCATATGATCAAAAGAAATATAGCGGACAGGTAATTGGCAACTTCCCACTAGATGCAACCACGCAGCAATTGGTTATTAAATTGGGACAGAAGGCCGCGGATTACCGAGCTGGCGATATTTTCTTTTTGAAATTCAAAAAGAACCCCGTTATATCTAGCGAGGCACACCCCTTTTCTGTCACTTCTTCTCCAGACGAATCACACAAGGTTGTGACTTTTACAATTCAGCGTTTGGGGGACTTCACCAAAGCAATTAATCGCGTTGCTATCGGCAGCGATGTGCAATTAGAAGGGCCATTCGGTATGTTGGACGCAGTTGTAGCTGATAGTGCCAAGAAAAAACAGCCAGTGGTTTTATATGGTTTGGGCACTGGTATTGCACCTTTACGAAGTTTGGCAGTTAAATACGCTAACAAGGCAGCAATACATGTAATCTGGAGTACGCATCGCAACTCAGAAATTTACTATGATGAGGACTTTCTTTCGTTAAAAAATAATGATGCCCATTTCAAATACGACGTCAAAAAAGCTCGTTTCACACAAGAAAATCTGACGTCAATTTTAGACAAAACGGAAATCAGTGCTGCACGATTTATTATTGTTGGTTCTGCCGCTATCGTCCTAAATGTCGAAAGCAATTTAAGAAAGATCGGGGTAGCTGGTAATCGTTTAATCGATGAACGCCTCACAATGTGA